One stretch of Desulfovibrionales bacterium DNA includes these proteins:
- a CDS encoding TrmJ/YjtD family RNA methyltransferase — protein sequence METIKANLVNLAIVLHKPRYPENIGAAARCALNMGISKITVVSPANPDREKMLKMATHEAAGLIEDMEIHDNLDVALAPFHYIVGTTARLGRHRQALETPRELAGRIVDISQNNRVALLFGPENTGLSNEELRYCHIVTTIPTANFASLNLAQAVMIVCYEILMARMEATSRDRITPHLATSAELEGMYADLQEALLTIGFLKSGEQEYGLNQVRAFLSRVKLLSRETQLIRGLCRQLKWFKKNS from the coding sequence GTGGAAACCATCAAAGCTAATCTTGTCAACCTGGCCATTGTTTTACATAAGCCACGTTATCCGGAGAATATCGGGGCGGCAGCGCGCTGTGCTCTGAACATGGGCATCTCTAAGATAACGGTGGTGAGTCCGGCCAATCCGGATAGAGAAAAGATGCTTAAGATGGCTACGCATGAAGCGGCGGGCCTGATTGAAGATATGGAGATCCATGACAACCTGGACGTGGCCCTGGCCCCTTTTCACTATATAGTCGGGACTACGGCCAGGCTGGGCAGACATCGGCAGGCCTTGGAGACGCCGCGGGAACTGGCCGGTCGTATCGTAGACATTTCTCAAAATAATCGCGTAGCCCTCCTTTTTGGCCCGGAGAACACGGGCCTGAGCAACGAGGAGCTGAGATACTGTCATATTGTGACCACCATACCTACAGCCAATTTTGCTTCGCTTAACCTGGCCCAAGCCGTCATGATTGTGTGTTACGAGATACTCATGGCCCGTATGGAAGCCACTTCTCGGGATCGTATTACACCGCATCTGGCGACTTCTGCAGAGCTGGAGGGGATGTATGCGGATCTTCAGGAGGCGCTGCTCACGATTGGTTTTCTTAAATCTGGGGAGCAGGAGTATGGCCTTAACCAAGTGCGGGCCTTTCTTTCCCGCGTCAAACTTCTCTCACGGGAGACTCAACTCATCCGCGGCCTCTGCCGGCAGCTTAAGTGGTTTAAGAAGAATTCATAA
- a CDS encoding tetratricopeptide repeat protein, protein MRRCLLIIACILLMLSGLSGCAGAPPKPIELEKEKALDYANQGLRWFKKGCYSRALSLFEDSLRINQSTDNLPGMAYDYNNIGILALNTGKLHEAREFFTLAARIQRNLDNEAGLSLSLSNLAAVDLKAENPGQAERHLEEAFQAATRGKDDVQQAFVLNLMGHLYWQKGLLPMANDYVSKAIAIYEAGDNKSGMASACHNLGLIRMSEGNYMEAQPLWGKALELDQETLDYPGIAADLEMLARLTLKQERWSEAAEYAWRAFNVCYNIGHKEKASLVLEILKRADEAGNLKSPIADLEEKLKEMSSPEFDLPCQ, encoded by the coding sequence ATGCGCCGCTGTCTTCTGATAATAGCCTGCATACTGTTAATGTTATCCGGCCTCTCAGGCTGTGCAGGCGCGCCGCCGAAGCCCATAGAATTAGAAAAAGAAAAGGCGCTGGATTATGCCAATCAGGGATTACGCTGGTTTAAAAAGGGTTGTTATAGCCGGGCCTTGTCCTTATTTGAAGATTCCCTGCGAATTAACCAGTCCACAGACAACCTTCCCGGCATGGCTTATGACTATAACAATATCGGCATACTGGCCCTGAATACCGGCAAGCTCCATGAGGCTAGAGAATTCTTTACCCTGGCCGCCCGCATTCAGCGTAATCTGGATAACGAAGCAGGGCTATCTCTCAGTCTAAGCAATCTGGCTGCGGTTGACCTGAAGGCGGAAAATCCAGGCCAGGCCGAAAGACACCTGGAAGAGGCTTTTCAGGCGGCAACCCGCGGCAAGGATGATGTCCAGCAAGCATTTGTCCTCAATCTTATGGGACACCTATATTGGCAAAAAGGTCTTCTTCCCATGGCGAATGATTATGTATCGAAAGCCATAGCCATCTATGAGGCCGGGGATAATAAATCTGGGATGGCTTCAGCCTGCCATAATCTGGGCCTTATACGCATGTCTGAGGGAAATTATATGGAGGCCCAACCCCTATGGGGAAAGGCCCTGGAACTTGACCAGGAAACCCTCGATTATCCCGGTATCGCTGCTGATCTGGAGATGCTGGCCAGGTTAACCCTAAAACAGGAAAGGTGGTCTGAGGCCGCTGAATATGCCTGGAGGGCCTTCAACGTCTGTTATAATATCGGACATAAGGAAAAGGCCTCGCTTGTGCTTGAAATACTAAAAAGGGCCGATGAAGCCGGAAATCTCAAATCTCCTATAGCCGATCTTGAAGAAAAACTTAAAGAGATGTCATCTCCTGAATTCGATCTGCCCTGCCAATAG
- a CDS encoding MlaD family protein produces the protein MKFSIMEKMVGALLILTIIVVTGSVIVIGRGKAWFRDYGIYNIVFDEGYNLREGATVKIFNTDVGRVTSLEITPQNKVGVTIKILRGYSKLIRRDSVAVVASPTFIGSEYISISAGSPESPLISEEGTIPSKRKKSLSDYAEEFHLEEKFNALTRILYSLEETMDQIKDPEGPLLGTLWDLRAITNDIKRGQGLGNVLVKNDLYEQLDRQMAHLEATLANAEKTSQGLEQAARVLPEAMQEMRKILHDIKTASRDAPAIAQGARENLQKLDQILESAKRSPLIKGGILPKEKGIIQPDTRGVR, from the coding sequence ATGAAGTTTAGCATAATGGAAAAGATGGTGGGTGCTTTGCTCATCCTTACCATCATCGTAGTAACCGGAAGCGTAATCGTCATCGGCCGCGGTAAGGCCTGGTTTAGGGATTATGGCATCTATAATATTGTCTTTGATGAGGGCTACAATCTCAGGGAAGGGGCCACCGTCAAGATATTTAATACTGATGTGGGGCGGGTGACTTCGTTAGAGATCACCCCGCAAAACAAGGTAGGAGTCACCATCAAAATCCTGAGGGGATACTCAAAATTGATCAGGCGGGACTCGGTAGCGGTCGTAGCCAGTCCCACCTTCATTGGCAGCGAATATATATCCATATCCGCCGGTTCGCCGGAGTCACCCCTTATATCTGAAGAGGGAACCATCCCCTCAAAGAGGAAAAAATCTCTCAGTGATTATGCTGAAGAGTTTCACCTGGAAGAAAAATTCAATGCCCTTACCCGGATACTATACAGTCTCGAGGAGACTATGGATCAGATCAAGGACCCGGAAGGCCCGTTATTGGGTACGCTATGGGACCTGCGGGCCATAACCAATGATATAAAAAGGGGCCAGGGGCTGGGTAACGTACTGGTAAAAAATGACCTTTATGAGCAACTGGACCGGCAGATGGCCCACCTGGAGGCCACATTGGCTAACGCCGAGAAAACATCGCAAGGCTTAGAGCAGGCCGCCCGGGTCCTGCCGGAAGCCATGCAAGAAATGAGAAAAATCCTGCATGATATAAAAACCGCCAGCCGTGATGCGCCGGCCATTGCCCAGGGAGCGCGTGAGAATTTACAGAAACTGGACCAGATACTGGAATCCGCCAAACGTAGTCCGCTCATTAAAGGCGGCATCCTCCCGAAAGAAAAGGGAATTATTCAGCCGGATACAAGAGGAGTAAGATAA
- a CDS encoding ATP-binding cassette domain-containing protein, with product MDAIRLHINNVWYKDNGKNILQGVNLAVQYGEGIGLCDPTGLSGAELLQICATLLKPTQGEIYLDGIPVPFDREIDLLSLRRKIAYVAEDTALISNLTLLQNVSLGWAYYENRSLHDVWEEGERLLTYFQVNDYKDLHPTEVNAEIFKRAVCARELAKKPILILLDRIIDTLSTEGQTLLISYAGKCLQEMGSSLLVASTSAASFASLSAFIGRSYTLEEGRLAGENPGSERVM from the coding sequence ATGGACGCAATTCGCCTCCACATAAATAATGTATGGTATAAAGATAACGGGAAAAATATACTGCAGGGGGTTAACCTAGCCGTACAATATGGCGAAGGGATCGGTCTCTGTGACCCAACCGGCCTGTCCGGCGCTGAGTTGCTCCAAATATGCGCCACTTTGCTGAAACCAACGCAGGGAGAAATCTATCTGGATGGGATACCCGTACCTTTTGACAGGGAAATAGACCTTCTTTCCCTGCGCCGAAAGATTGCTTACGTAGCCGAGGATACGGCCCTGATAAGCAATCTCACCTTATTACAAAACGTATCCCTGGGATGGGCCTACTACGAAAACAGATCACTGCATGATGTCTGGGAAGAAGGGGAAAGACTCTTAACCTATTTCCAGGTCAATGATTATAAAGACCTGCATCCCACAGAGGTTAATGCGGAGATATTTAAACGGGCAGTATGCGCCCGGGAGCTGGCCAAAAAACCTATCCTGATACTATTGGACAGAATAATCGATACCCTTTCTACAGAAGGACAGACCCTGCTTATATCCTATGCGGGAAAATGCCTGCAGGAGATGGGCAGCTCCCTGCTGGTCGCCTCCACAAGCGCTGCCTCATTCGCCTCCCTGTCCGCATTCATCGGTCGCTCATATACCCTGGAAGAGGGGAGGCTGGCCGGAGAAAATCCTGGCTCGGAGAGGGTAATGTAA
- a CDS encoding ABC transporter permease, producing MGGYQGNISGLSPGWLLGCLGRSTVERIRHLSNVVGLLTRLIYIFFKERKIGRRLVRQTVIQQIYFTGVQSLGIISLVALIFGFLVIVQSLGQLTRVGSEEFLGTLLVAVVIREIGPLMTTLVVILRSGMSMSVEIGYMHVLKEMRALRMLGIDPLHLVVLPRVLGVILAIICLFVWFDAVAITGGYLFAWIFTGTPFSVLLPSFYRAITGFDVIIGFVKALFFGLIISLVCTYQGGLAKKAITEVPQVTARAAVQCLVYCFVLNVLISTFFYL from the coding sequence ATGGGCGGGTATCAAGGCAACATATCCGGATTATCTCCCGGGTGGCTCCTTGGCTGCCTTGGCCGCAGTACAGTAGAAAGGATCCGGCATTTAAGCAATGTTGTGGGCCTTCTCACACGCCTCATCTATATTTTTTTCAAAGAACGTAAGATAGGGCGACGCCTTGTCAGGCAGACTGTCATACAACAAATATATTTTACAGGGGTTCAGTCTCTAGGCATCATAAGCCTCGTGGCCCTTATTTTCGGCTTTTTGGTTATCGTTCAATCCCTGGGCCAACTGACCAGGGTCGGGAGTGAAGAGTTCCTGGGCACATTACTTGTAGCCGTAGTTATACGGGAAATTGGGCCGCTGATGACCACGCTGGTCGTCATACTCCGGTCCGGGATGTCCATGTCGGTAGAGATAGGTTATATGCATGTCCTTAAAGAAATGCGCGCGCTCCGTATGCTGGGAATAGACCCTCTGCACCTTGTGGTTCTGCCCCGTGTCTTGGGAGTAATACTGGCTATCATCTGCCTTTTTGTCTGGTTTGACGCTGTAGCTATTACCGGGGGATACTTATTCGCCTGGATATTCACAGGAACGCCATTTTCTGTCTTACTTCCTTCATTCTATCGGGCTATTACAGGGTTTGATGTCATTATAGGCTTTGTTAAGGCCCTTTTCTTCGGCCTCATTATCTCTCTGGTCTGTACTTACCAGGGCGGTCTGGCTAAAAAGGCTATCACTGAAGTGCCACAGGTCACCGCCCGGGCCGCTGTACAATGTCTGGTGTATTGTTTTGTCCTGAACGTCCTCATATCCACCTTTTTTTACCTGTGA
- a CDS encoding AAA family ATPase, with product MAKKFKEASISELRRTCDPETLGFTTTDEVLTLKNGVIGQERAVNALKFGIKMSDLEYNVYMAGAPNTGMSYIVKSFLEDIADKQDVPPDCCYVHNFKEPDKPIAIELPVGEGREFQKDMEELIENLKMQIPEVFGSEYYLTRKEEIVKGFNARRAKIFEELEERARQEGFALNVDQGGMMVIPAKEDGTPLAQEDIKALSDEQRARLRAKSEALQKEMNIAAHKIQQMEKEFRAELKGLDRDVTLQAVGHFIDDLKEKYRSHPAVVTYLQDVQDDVIKHIDDFKQKAAPAGPFPIASPAPSFTRYEVNVLIDNSKLKGAPVVYCTNPNYPNLFGTIEYKAQFGALFTDFTMIKPGALHQANGGYLIIKVLDLLKWFFSYEALKRTIKNKEIRIEGLAEQFGYITTKTLKPEPVPLRVKTILIGDPYIYYLLYNYDETFRELFKVKAHLDVEMDNKPAKLEQFISCLKTMVYKQNLRPLHKTGVARLVEYSSELSGDKNKLTLELAEIYDIVKEAHFWATEDKKEYITADHVEKAIAEKRYRSNLYEEKIQEAIAKGTIKIQTDGRISGQVNGLSVYDLGDYTFGRPTRITANVSIGKEGVVTIDREAELSGRIHTKGVMILGGYLKEKFAHDKPLTLSATLCFEQSYGLVEGDSASGAELFALLSSLADVPIYQGIAVTGAVSQKGEILPVGGVTRKVEGFYEVCKALGLTGKQGVIIPERNLKDLMLRKDVVDAVGEGKFYIYPISTVEEGIEILTGIEAGKRKEDGTYDEGTVFGRVDQNLKKMAEHVKAFMKEEK from the coding sequence ATGGCGAAAAAATTCAAAGAAGCATCTATCTCCGAGTTGAGAAGGACCTGTGATCCGGAGACCCTTGGGTTTACCACCACAGACGAAGTACTTACCCTGAAAAATGGCGTTATAGGCCAGGAACGCGCGGTTAATGCCCTGAAGTTCGGCATTAAGATGTCAGACCTGGAATATAATGTTTATATGGCCGGCGCTCCGAATACGGGCATGAGCTATATCGTCAAATCCTTTCTGGAAGATATAGCCGACAAACAGGATGTGCCTCCCGATTGTTGTTATGTGCATAATTTCAAGGAACCGGACAAGCCAATAGCTATAGAACTTCCAGTGGGCGAGGGCAGAGAATTTCAGAAGGATATGGAAGAACTCATCGAAAATCTCAAGATGCAGATACCAGAGGTCTTCGGAAGTGAATACTATCTGACGCGCAAAGAAGAGATTGTTAAGGGATTTAACGCCCGCCGGGCAAAAATCTTTGAAGAACTGGAAGAACGAGCCAGGCAGGAAGGGTTTGCCCTGAATGTAGATCAAGGCGGTATGATGGTCATCCCGGCCAAAGAAGATGGGACACCCCTCGCGCAGGAGGATATCAAGGCCCTTTCTGACGAGCAGAGGGCCAGGCTCCGGGCTAAAAGCGAGGCCCTGCAAAAAGAGATGAACATTGCCGCTCACAAGATACAACAGATGGAAAAGGAATTTCGCGCCGAGTTAAAGGGGTTAGATAGAGACGTAACTCTCCAGGCCGTAGGCCATTTTATCGATGACCTCAAAGAAAAATACAGATCGCATCCGGCCGTAGTCACCTACCTGCAAGATGTACAGGATGACGTGATTAAGCATATAGATGACTTTAAACAAAAGGCCGCGCCTGCCGGGCCGTTCCCAATAGCTTCTCCCGCCCCGTCATTTACGCGCTATGAGGTCAATGTGCTCATAGATAATTCGAAACTTAAAGGGGCCCCGGTGGTCTATTGCACCAATCCCAACTATCCAAACCTCTTTGGGACCATAGAGTACAAGGCCCAATTCGGCGCCCTTTTCACCGACTTTACTATGATCAAGCCCGGCGCCCTGCACCAGGCCAATGGAGGGTATTTAATTATCAAGGTGCTGGATCTTTTGAAGTGGTTTTTTTCCTATGAGGCGCTGAAAAGGACTATAAAAAATAAGGAAATACGCATCGAGGGCCTCGCCGAACAATTTGGTTACATCACAACCAAGACCCTCAAGCCGGAACCTGTCCCGCTGCGGGTAAAAACCATCCTCATCGGTGATCCATATATCTACTACTTACTTTACAATTATGACGAGACATTCAGAGAGTTGTTCAAGGTCAAAGCGCATCTTGATGTGGAAATGGACAATAAACCAGCCAAGCTGGAGCAGTTTATAAGCTGCTTAAAGACCATGGTTTATAAACAAAATCTCAGGCCCCTGCATAAGACCGGCGTGGCCCGCCTCGTCGAATACAGCTCAGAACTGTCCGGCGATAAGAACAAACTGACCCTGGAACTCGCGGAAATCTATGACATAGTCAAGGAAGCCCACTTCTGGGCCACTGAAGATAAAAAAGAGTATATCACGGCTGACCACGTCGAAAAAGCCATCGCTGAGAAGAGATACCGCTCCAATCTCTATGAAGAAAAAATACAAGAAGCCATAGCCAAAGGAACCATAAAAATCCAGACTGACGGCCGCATAAGCGGGCAAGTAAACGGACTTTCAGTATATGACCTCGGCGATTATACGTTCGGAAGGCCGACCCGTATTACCGCTAACGTCTCCATCGGTAAGGAAGGTGTAGTAACCATTGACCGCGAGGCCGAGCTGAGCGGGCGTATCCATACCAAAGGGGTTATGATCCTCGGAGGATACCTTAAAGAAAAATTTGCCCATGACAAACCATTGACTTTATCTGCCACGCTTTGTTTTGAACAAAGCTATGGCCTGGTCGAAGGCGACTCCGCATCCGGGGCAGAACTCTTTGCCTTGCTGTCCAGCCTGGCGGATGTTCCGATCTATCAAGGCATAGCCGTCACCGGGGCAGTAAGCCAAAAAGGGGAAATCTTGCCCGTCGGCGGAGTTACACGAAAAGTCGAAGGTTTTTATGAAGTTTGCAAGGCCCTGGGCCTGACCGGCAAACAGGGGGTAATTATTCCGGAACGAAATCTAAAGGATTTGATGCTGCGAAAAGACGTGGTGGATGCAGTCGGGGAGGGCAAATTCTATATTTATCCCATTTCCACAGTGGAAGAAGGCATCGAGATCCTTACCGGCATCGAAGCCGGCAAGCGGAAAGAAGACGGGACCTATGACGAGGGAACTGTCTTCGGGCGGGTAGATCAAAATCTAAAGAAAATGGCCGAACATGTAAAGGCCTTCATGAAGGAAGAGAAATAA
- a CDS encoding aldolase, translated as MEELIKYGKKMVAQRLAHSHFGNVSKRIGDRILISTTGSMLDELEGQIVEVSLSGPSSLDMIASTELVVHRDIYKGTSALAILHGHSEFAVVLSLLYPAGTELRPEDSESVYLLHEIPIVQGGVGSRGLAQSAAAALCDHKAVLVRGHGVFARGNTVDEAFVVLSSVEHSCQVKYFTDLWNKKW; from the coding sequence ATGGAAGAGTTAATCAAATACGGAAAGAAAATGGTCGCCCAAAGGCTGGCACATTCGCATTTCGGCAACGTCAGTAAGCGTATCGGGGACCGGATCCTGATAAGCACGACCGGGAGCATGCTTGACGAACTGGAAGGCCAGATCGTGGAGGTCTCCCTTTCCGGGCCATCTTCACTGGATATGATAGCCTCAACAGAACTGGTCGTCCACAGGGATATCTACAAGGGAACCTCGGCCCTCGCTATCTTACATGGCCACTCTGAATTCGCTGTAGTCCTGTCTCTCTTATATCCAGCCGGAACCGAGCTGCGTCCCGAGGATTCAGAAAGCGTTTATCTACTCCACGAAATACCTATTGTTCAGGGAGGCGTGGGGTCCAGAGGGCTGGCCCAAAGCGCAGCCGCGGCCCTGTGCGATCACAAGGCCGTTCTGGTCAGAGGACACGGCGTCTTTGCCCGGGGAAACACGGTCGATGAGGCATTTGTGGTTCTTTCGTCTGTAGAGCACAGCTGCCAGGTCAAGTATTTTACGGACCTATGGAACAAAAAGTGGTAG
- a CDS encoding aldehyde ferredoxin oxidoreductase family protein: MDLTSLEQYSSYRTPMFGWTGKILRVNLTHRTIDEERLDSRERELYLGGRGLGVKWVYDRGQVEPLSPDNLLVFATGPLTGTGALASGRATAVSKSPLTGAICYSNVGGTFGVHVKKTGYDAIIIDGASPEPLLLEIGGDRPALKNAGELWGKNTGQVFDHLKGYKAVLCIGIAGEKKIRLASIMHNRSHAFGRGGLGAVMGAKGLKAIALTGAGRVKVANPEEFKIRQENLNKIIAASPVLKNLSLLGTPSLIKVINWAGLLPVANFRKGLFPEVDALAAEILWELYKPKSRACLACPVACKKETQAHIPLPEYETLGMFGPNNENSALPSIVEVNQICNDYGLDTISVGATLACYAEIRGVKLEPAEICDLVKDIGEARGSGAALGEGSLRYVRSQNRKEASMTIKGLELPAYDPRRAYGLALAYGTSNRGACHLGAYMVAPEALRKPKAIEPRTFTGKPSYLAIFQDTFATVDSLVVCKFAYLGAGQEEYANILTAVTGGTFAADDLNKIGERIWNLERLYNIREGFTKDDDFLPDRFYETHMSHGYTKDDENNPPSPPFSKGGVHLIPPLEKGDTGGFSGEKTGLENASVEHIDRVHYDKALTEYYRHRGWTDEGVPGDYKLKDLELMNL, encoded by the coding sequence TTGGATTTGACTTCCCTTGAACAATATAGTAGCTATCGTACACCTATGTTTGGCTGGACAGGTAAAATATTGAGGGTCAATCTGACTCACAGGACTATAGATGAGGAACGCCTCGATTCGCGGGAAAGGGAACTCTATCTGGGCGGACGCGGTCTGGGCGTAAAATGGGTCTATGACCGTGGTCAGGTCGAACCTTTATCCCCGGACAATCTCCTGGTTTTTGCTACCGGTCCCCTCACCGGCACCGGGGCGCTGGCCTCCGGCCGGGCCACGGCTGTATCCAAATCACCATTAACGGGCGCCATCTGTTACAGTAACGTTGGCGGCACATTTGGCGTGCACGTAAAAAAAACGGGCTATGACGCAATAATCATAGATGGCGCCTCGCCAGAACCACTTCTCCTCGAAATTGGAGGCGACCGGCCTGCCCTGAAAAATGCAGGGGAACTCTGGGGGAAAAATACCGGACAAGTCTTTGACCACCTAAAGGGGTACAAAGCAGTCCTCTGCATCGGCATAGCCGGAGAGAAAAAGATCCGTCTGGCCTCTATAATGCACAACCGATCCCACGCCTTTGGTCGGGGTGGACTAGGCGCCGTAATGGGCGCGAAAGGGCTTAAAGCCATCGCCCTTACCGGGGCAGGGAGAGTCAAAGTAGCTAATCCGGAAGAATTTAAAATCCGCCAGGAAAACCTGAACAAAATCATTGCGGCCAGCCCGGTTTTGAAAAACCTATCCCTTCTTGGCACGCCCAGTCTTATCAAAGTAATTAATTGGGCCGGCCTCCTGCCCGTAGCCAATTTCAGGAAAGGCCTGTTCCCGGAGGTTGATGCCCTAGCAGCCGAAATCCTGTGGGAACTATACAAACCAAAGAGCAGGGCCTGCCTTGCCTGTCCTGTGGCCTGTAAAAAGGAGACGCAAGCCCATATCCCTCTGCCGGAATATGAAACTTTAGGCATGTTCGGCCCCAATAACGAAAACAGCGCCCTGCCATCTATTGTCGAAGTTAACCAGATCTGCAATGACTACGGCCTGGACACCATCAGCGTTGGCGCTACCCTGGCCTGCTATGCGGAGATAAGGGGCGTGAAACTTGAACCGGCTGAGATCTGCGATCTTGTCAAGGACATAGGCGAGGCCAGAGGGTCAGGGGCGGCCCTGGGTGAAGGTTCACTGCGCTATGTCCGGTCGCAAAACCGTAAAGAGGCATCGATGACTATTAAAGGATTAGAACTTCCGGCTTACGACCCGCGTAGGGCCTACGGCCTAGCGCTGGCCTACGGGACATCCAACCGGGGCGCATGTCACCTGGGAGCCTATATGGTTGCCCCGGAAGCACTGCGTAAGCCCAAAGCTATTGAGCCGCGCACCTTCACAGGCAAGCCTTCTTACTTGGCCATATTTCAAGACACTTTTGCCACTGTAGATTCCCTGGTAGTATGTAAGTTTGCTTACTTAGGGGCCGGACAGGAAGAATATGCCAATATACTGACTGCCGTAACCGGCGGAACTTTCGCGGCAGACGATCTCAATAAGATCGGCGAACGGATATGGAATCTGGAAAGACTTTATAATATCCGGGAAGGATTTACAAAAGATGACGATTTCCTGCCCGACCGCTTTTATGAAACACACATGTCGCATGGCTACACAAAGGACGATGAAAATAATCCCCCCTCACCCCCCTTTAGTAAAGGGGGGGTACATCTTATTCCCCCTTTGGAAAAGGGGGACACAGGGGGATTTTCAGGTGAAAAGACGGGCTTAGAGAACGCCTCGGTGGAACATATCGACCGAGTTCATTATGATAAAGCCTTAACAGAATACTACCGGCATAGAGGATGGACCGACGAAGGTGTGCCCGGAGACTATAAGCTCAAGGACTTAGAATTGATGAACCTGTAG
- a CDS encoding sigma-54 dependent transcriptional regulator, which translates to MRKLLLIDDEEGVRNILGLSLRNDGYNVLLAGDGRKGLELLKDEQPDIVLTDIKMPGMDGIEVLKKVKEIKPETEVIVITGHGDMSLAIKSLQLDASDFITKPVSDEALSIALVRAENRLEVRARLREYTNNMENLVREKTGELEKTYKGMEAFYNIYQHISDKTSLKEVLDFIIGKVGEFINYRHVQPLIFNGRKDGFVVIEGYKPAGFEMETTGVMELASVVEPITLKETQLDSLCVKGLDSLPGVLIPIAKHGDVIGGIVIYSREAISEKDVRFVCLMVSQAAGTVRRIVLQDEKLRDLRNKIARFSRYGELIGKDHKMQQIYDLIGDVAPTNVTVLIQGESGTGKELVARAIHMNSLRKDKHFVAVNCSSYPLTLLESELFGHERGAFTGAVRRRLGCFERAHGGTIFLDEIGEIPPVFQVKLLRVLETQEFQRLGGEEPIKVDIRIVVATNKELRKEVEKGAFREDLYYRLNIIPISLPPLRTRKNDIPLLAGHFLAKLNAGQGEKVMGITPEAMRILMDYHWPGNVRELENTIEHAFILTKGEFITEESLPAYLRVGLDKGKDASSFEENELRFLTRMLEQYQWNKFQVAKKLNISRSTLYAKLKKYHIECSGFTVNKG; encoded by the coding sequence ATGCGGAAGCTTTTGCTAATCGATGACGAAGAAGGCGTAAGAAACATTTTAGGACTTTCTTTAAGGAATGACGGGTATAATGTTTTGTTGGCCGGAGATGGTCGGAAGGGCCTGGAACTGTTGAAGGACGAGCAGCCGGATATAGTCCTGACCGATATAAAAATGCCCGGTATGGATGGCATCGAAGTTTTAAAGAAGGTTAAAGAAATCAAGCCGGAAACAGAGGTTATAGTTATTACCGGCCATGGAGATATGAGCTTGGCTATCAAGTCTCTCCAATTGGACGCCTCTGACTTTATAACCAAGCCGGTGAGTGACGAGGCGCTTTCCATTGCCCTGGTCCGGGCTGAGAACAGACTGGAAGTGAGGGCCAGACTCCGGGAATATACCAATAACATGGAGAATCTGGTCAGGGAAAAGACCGGGGAGCTTGAGAAGACTTACAAAGGCATGGAGGCATTCTATAATATCTATCAACATATCAGCGACAAGACCTCTTTAAAAGAGGTTCTTGATTTTATAATTGGTAAGGTAGGCGAGTTCATTAATTATCGGCACGTACAACCCCTGATCTTTAACGGACGGAAGGATGGTTTTGTTGTTATTGAAGGCTATAAGCCGGCAGGATTTGAAATGGAAACTACCGGGGTAATGGAGCTGGCCTCTGTAGTCGAGCCGATAACGCTCAAAGAAACCCAGCTTGATAGCCTGTGCGTTAAAGGGTTGGATAGTCTGCCCGGGGTGCTCATCCCCATCGCGAAGCATGGCGATGTTATCGGTGGTATCGTGATTTATAGTCGTGAGGCCATTTCAGAGAAAGATGTCAGGTTCGTATGTCTTATGGTTTCACAGGCAGCGGGGACGGTCCGCCGGATTGTTTTACAGGACGAAAAGCTGCGGGACTTGCGTAACAAGATCGCAAGGTTTTCAAGATATGGTGAGCTTATCGGTAAGGACCATAAGATGCAGCAGATTTATGACCTCATCGGGGACGTGGCGCCCACTAACGTGACTGTTCTCATTCAGGGAGAAAGTGGCACCGGCAAGGAATTGGTAGCCAGGGCTATTCATATGAACAGCCTGCGCAAAGATAAACACTTTGTAGCGGTCAATTGTTCTTCTTATCCCCTTACCCTGCTGGAAAGTGAGCTTTTTGGCCATGAAAGGGGCGCTTTTACCGGCGCCGTGCGCCGGAGGCTGGGATGTTTTGAGCGGGCCCATGGCGGTACGATTTTTCTGGATGAAATAGGAGAGATCCCGCCGGTCTTTCAGGTCAAGCTTTTACGGGTCCTTGAGACCCAGGAATTTCAGAGGCTAGGGGGCGAGGAGCCCATTAAGGTGGATATAAGGATTGTTGTGGCTACTAACAAGGAACTGCGGAAGGAGGTAGAGAAGGGTGCATTCAGAGAAGACCTCTATTATCGCCTCAATATCATCCCCATAAGTTTGCCTCCTTTGCGCACCAGAAAGAACGATATTCCCCTCCTGGCCGGACATTTCCTGGCCAAGTTGAATGCCGGCCAGGGGGAAAAGGTTATGGGTATTACACCGGAGGCCATGCGGATATTGATGGACTATCATTGGCCGGGCAATGTCCGGGAACTGGAAAACACTATCGAACACGCCTTTATATTGACCAAAGGAGAGTTTATCACGGAAGAAAGCCTCCCAGCTTACTTGCGGGTTGGCCTGGATAAAGGGAAAGATGCAAGTTCCTTTGAAGAAAATGAACTGAGATTTCTTACCAGGATGTTGGAGCAATACCAGTGGAATAAATTCCAGGTGGCTAAGAAGTTAAATATCAGCCGTAGCACCCTTTATGCCAAGCTCAAAAAATACCATATAGAATGTTCCGGATTTACAGTTAACAAAGGTTAA